In one window of Polynucleobacter sp. AM-7D1 DNA:
- a CDS encoding DUF4407 domain-containing protein translates to MTTVRQYLVFLTGHRISANTSAEELGSLSKIGAAIAFASFLAALQFGIAGWFLAMDLNIFLQMLMALVFATIGAAIVLVLDRNFIYLADTRYETDKKLTYVYLGIRIFLITVIGSLSSQFTMPLFLKSELAIHAQDMKDGRFTEAKERYQEKYELADKTAGLTSLEDKTTKLRKEISSLTPALVRQRSLVGQCFADYNKKTKTTFAPDLDEHDIISLYAKDKRECERIDAIYRENYRNYVGPKEAELAQMGAAITQAQVDIDTAKKDIAQDLDKASKINESYINVASADVLSSLVRNNPGAFMKYALITFLQLCLELMPILLKLQAGQSPLGHRMAIFAYDNKTRALAQVNQSAARRLDADAQIALARHEHALVDKEQYAVRQELDSNVVKQKLIQDMENERIRQELEELKRQSNAYLRAQHQFKQSFTQASGQFVNRVVMPAMATVSKPFASKSSNEANLSTASSSESAAGAKVYPFSIMPDFGAKAAS, encoded by the coding sequence ATGACCACTGTTCGTCAATACCTTGTATTTCTCACCGGCCATCGCATTAGTGCAAATACGTCTGCCGAAGAGCTTGGAAGCCTTAGCAAAATTGGCGCTGCCATCGCCTTTGCCAGCTTTTTAGCAGCTTTGCAATTTGGAATTGCGGGTTGGTTCCTCGCAATGGACTTAAACATCTTTCTGCAAATGCTGATGGCATTGGTCTTCGCCACTATTGGCGCCGCCATTGTTCTAGTGCTGGACCGAAATTTTATTTATCTCGCCGATACTCGGTATGAGACTGACAAGAAGCTCACTTATGTATATCTAGGCATTCGTATCTTTTTAATTACCGTGATTGGTTCACTCAGTAGTCAATTTACGATGCCTTTGTTTTTAAAGTCTGAACTTGCCATTCATGCGCAGGATATGAAAGATGGCCGGTTTACTGAGGCTAAGGAGCGCTATCAAGAAAAGTATGAATTAGCAGATAAGACTGCTGGACTTACGAGTCTGGAAGATAAGACGACCAAGCTTCGCAAAGAGATATCGTCTCTAACTCCCGCGTTAGTGCGTCAGCGCAGTTTAGTAGGTCAATGTTTTGCGGACTACAACAAAAAAACCAAGACTACCTTTGCACCCGATTTGGATGAGCATGACATCATTAGTTTATATGCCAAGGATAAGCGTGAGTGTGAGCGAATCGATGCTATCTATCGCGAAAACTATCGCAATTATGTAGGTCCTAAAGAGGCGGAGCTCGCGCAAATGGGCGCAGCTATCACGCAAGCTCAAGTCGATATTGATACCGCCAAAAAAGACATTGCACAAGATTTGGATAAGGCTAGCAAGATAAACGAATCCTATATCAATGTGGCTTCAGCTGATGTGCTCTCATCCTTAGTGCGCAACAATCCTGGCGCATTTATGAAGTACGCCTTAATTACATTTCTGCAGTTGTGCTTAGAGCTCATGCCAATTTTGCTCAAGCTCCAGGCAGGGCAATCACCGCTAGGCCATCGCATGGCGATCTTTGCCTATGACAATAAAACACGCGCTCTTGCACAAGTAAATCAAAGCGCAGCAAGGCGCCTTGATGCCGATGCGCAGATTGCGCTAGCGCGTCACGAGCATGCCCTAGTAGATAAAGAGCAATATGCCGTGCGCCAAGAGCTGGACTCTAATGTGGTCAAGCAAAAGCTTATTCAAGACATGGAAAATGAAAGGATCCGCCAAGAATTGGAGGAGCTCAAGCGTCAAAGTAATGCGTATCTACGAGCGCAGCATCAATTTAAACAGTCGTTTACTCAAGCCAGTGGTCAATTTGTTAATCGCGTGGTGATGCCGGCGATGGCTACAGTGAGCAAACCTTTTGCAAGTAAGTCTTCCAATGAGGCTAATTTATCAACTGCGTCATCATCAGAGTCAGCAGCTGGGGCTAAGGTCTATCCATTTAGCATCATGCCTGATTTTGGAGCAAAAGCGGCATCATGA